One Papaver somniferum cultivar HN1 chromosome 10, ASM357369v1, whole genome shotgun sequence genomic window carries:
- the LOC113318378 gene encoding derlin-2.2, whose product MAQAVEEWYKQMPIITRSYLTAAIITTIGCSLEIISPYHLYLNPRLVVRQYEFWRLITNFLYFRKMDLDFLFHMFFLARYCKLLEENSFRGRTADFFYMLLFGATVLTGIVLVGGMIPYVSESFAKIFFLSNSLTFMMVYVWSKQNPFIHMSFLGLFTFTAAYLPWVLLGFSVLVGTSAWVDLLGMIAGHAYYFLEDVYPRMTGRRPLKTPSFIKSLFADENVVVARPANVRFAPPPVDEVHQD is encoded by the exons ATGGCGCAAGCAGTTGAAGAATGGTACAAGCAGATGCCCATTATCACTAGATCGTATCTAACAGCAGCCATTATCACCACAATTGGATGTTCTCTCGAG ATAATATCTCCTTATCATTTGTATTTGAATCCAAGGCTAGTGGTTCGGCAGTATGAATTCTGGCGTCTCATCACTAACTTTTTGTACTTCCGAAAGATGG ACTTGGACTTCTTATTTCACATGTTCTTCCTTGCACGTTACTGCAAGCTCCTTGAAGAGAATTCTTTCAGAGGAAGAACCGCTGACTTTTTCTACATGCTCTTATTTGGTGCTACTGTTTTAACCGGGATCGTACTTGTTGGAGGAATGATTCCTTATGTTTCAGAATCTTTTGCTAAAATATTCTTCCTTAGCAATTCGTTAACCTTTATGATG GTTTATGTGTGGAGCAAGCAGAACCCCTTTATCCATATGAGCTTCTTGGGTTTATTTACTTTCACTGCAGCTTATTTACCATGG GTTCTTCTTGGATTTTCTGTACTTGTTGGTACAAGTGCTTGGGTGGATCTGCTG GGAATGATAGCAGGTCATGCATACTACTTCCTGGAAGATGTGTATCCTCGGATGACTGGTCGTCGCCCTCTTAAGACTCCTTCATTTATCAAATCACTATTTGCAGATGAGAATGTCGTGGTTGCCAGGCCTGCAAATGTGAGATTTGCTCCCCCGCCTGTAGACGAAGTTCATCAAGATTAA